A single window of Dendropsophus ebraccatus isolate aDenEbr1 chromosome 5, aDenEbr1.pat, whole genome shotgun sequence DNA harbors:
- the LOC138793626 gene encoding short-chain dehydrogenase/reductase family 9C member 7-like, translating into MWLLLLLVVFALMFLYRWYRQSLILENLTGKYVFITGCDTGFGNLLAKQLDKRGMKVLAACLTDHGAKDLKKETSSRLQTMILDVTNSKSVSSAAESVSSIVGDSGLWGLVNNAGTFNCIGPNEWHKKEDFLKDLNVNLVGMVDMTLHLLPLIRKARGRIVNVSSGLGRLAALGGGYCMSKSGVETFSDSLRREVRDFGVKVSIIEPGCFQTPLISVDVHENNLKRIWENLPTGVKDSYGQQYYDQYVKYLKALLGTANPKTFLVPNSMEHALTAVYPWTRYSPGLDSKLLCIPVSYLPTVFSDYWLRLFAPKPADKEC; encoded by the exons ATGTGGCTTCTCCTTCTGCTGGTGGTATTTGCCCTGATGTTCTTGTACAGATGGTACAGACAAAGTCTGATCCTGGAAAATCTTACAGGCAAATATGTCTTTATCACTGGGTGTGACACTGGATTTGGAAACCTGCTGGCCAAGCAACTGGACAAACGTGGGATGAAGGTTCTGGCTGCTTGTCTGACCGATCATGGGGCGAAGGACCTAAAGAAAGAGACCTCTAGTAGACTGCAAACAATGATATTGGATGTTACTAACAGCAAAAGTGTAAGCTCTGCTGCCGAGAGTGTGTCATCTATAGTTGGAGATTCAG GACTCTGGGGCTTGGTTAATAATGCTGGGACTTTCAATTGCATTGGTCCAAATGAATGGCACAAAAAAGAAGATTTCTTAAAGGACCTCAACGTAAATTTGGTTGGCATGGTAGACATGACCCTACATCTACTGCCTCTTATTAGAAAAGCCCGAGGACGTATCGTTAATGTATCTAGTGGTTTAGGAAGACTGGCAGCTCTTGGTGGAGGTTATTGTATGTCCAAGTCTGGTGTGGAGACTTTCTCCGATAGTTTAAG gagGGAAGTACGAGACTTTGGAGTAAAAGTCTCCATCATAGAACCTGGCTGTTTCCAGACACCTTTAATCTCAGTTGATGTTCATGAAAACAACTTAAAACGTATCTGGGAAAATCTCCCGACCGGAGTTAAAGATAGCTATGGCCAGCAATACTATGACCAAT ATGTGAAATATCTGAAGGCTTTACTAGGAACTGCAAATCCCAAGACGTTTTTAGTTCCAAACTCTATGGAGCATGCCCTGACTGCTGTATACCCATGGACAAGATATTCTCCTGGCCTGGACTCCAAGCTCCTCTGCATTCCTGTATCTTACCTCCCTACTGTGTTCTCTGACTACTGGCTGCGTCTCTTTGCACCCAAACCAGCAGATAAAGAATGTTGA